In Lysinibacillus sp. FSL M8-0337, the following proteins share a genomic window:
- a CDS encoding amidohydrolase, which produces MNFQNQVAQLHTLFDEIVANRRYMHMHPELSFEEDNTAIFIADTLKAYGIPFRERVGKKGIVASIDGALPGKTIAFRADFDALPINDEKDVPYKSTVPGVMHACGHDGHTAALLAFAKIVQQNKEQLKGSIRLIFQPAEEKPPGGAKFMIEDGALDGVDYVFGAHLASDLPLGKLSTAAGPIMASVDAFTIKLFGKGGHGAYPHTTKDSIIAATQLIQNFQQIVSRRVNPTEAAVVTVGSLHAGNAFNVIADTATLEGTVRTLNQNVRDQIEKEIFAILEGLKVSNYVDYEIDYLKGYPVLINTEEESVVVEQLIKEHFTAEAFDMKTPVLGAEDFAYYLQHVPGNFIHVGSANEQTTTQFPHHHPKFDFDERALLNIATIFLKIVDYYGKVE; this is translated from the coding sequence GTGAATTTTCAAAATCAAGTAGCACAATTACATACACTTTTCGATGAAATTGTAGCAAATCGTCGTTATATGCATATGCATCCTGAATTATCATTTGAAGAAGACAATACAGCCATTTTTATTGCCGATACATTAAAAGCATATGGTATCCCATTCCGTGAACGAGTTGGTAAAAAAGGAATCGTCGCTAGCATTGATGGCGCGTTACCAGGAAAAACCATCGCGTTCCGTGCCGATTTCGATGCCCTTCCAATCAATGATGAAAAGGACGTGCCCTATAAATCCACTGTACCTGGTGTTATGCACGCATGTGGACATGATGGACATACCGCTGCACTACTTGCATTCGCCAAAATCGTGCAGCAAAATAAAGAGCAATTAAAGGGCTCTATTCGTTTAATTTTCCAACCTGCGGAAGAAAAACCACCAGGTGGCGCAAAATTTATGATAGAGGATGGCGCACTTGATGGTGTGGATTATGTATTTGGCGCTCATTTAGCGTCAGACTTACCTTTAGGAAAACTATCAACTGCCGCTGGTCCAATTATGGCCTCTGTTGACGCATTTACGATTAAATTATTCGGGAAAGGTGGACATGGAGCCTATCCACATACAACGAAGGACTCAATCATCGCAGCGACTCAGCTTATTCAAAACTTCCAGCAAATCGTTAGCCGCCGAGTAAATCCAACTGAAGCTGCGGTTGTCACTGTTGGTAGTTTACACGCGGGAAATGCATTTAATGTTATTGCAGATACTGCAACCTTAGAAGGTACTGTTCGTACATTAAATCAAAATGTACGTGACCAGATTGAAAAAGAGATTTTCGCTATTTTAGAAGGCTTAAAAGTTTCAAATTATGTAGACTATGAAATCGATTATTTAAAAGGCTATCCAGTGTTAATTAATACAGAAGAAGAATCTGTAGTCGTTGAACAATTAATAAAAGAGCACTTTACAGCAGAAGCGTTTGACATGAAAACGCCCGTATTAGGAGCTGAAGATTTCGCCTATTACTTACAACATGTACCTGGAAACTTTATTCACGTCGGTTCTGCTAATGAACAGACAACTACACAATTCCCTCACCACCATCCGAAATTTGATTTTGATGAGCGAGCATTGTTAAATATCGCGACAATATTCCTAAAAATTGTTGATTATTACGGTAAAGTCGAATAA
- a CDS encoding DUF3953 domain-containing protein produces the protein MILFLGLTMLIMGIQEFQHQKKFTGWLLIIICLFSFFVAIQSFT, from the coding sequence ATGATATTATTTTTAGGCTTAACGATGTTAATAATGGGGATACAAGAATTTCAACACCAAAAGAAATTTACAGGTTGGTTATTAATCATCATATGTCTTTTTTCTTTTTTTGTAGCCATTCAAAGCTTTACTTAA
- a CDS encoding N-acetylmuramoyl-L-alanine amidase codes for MVSIRQKLVTATQAAKITNGKNNAKKYIVVHETDNTSVGADADAHARLQINGNSRNASWHWQVDDQEAIQSFEHYWECWGAGTYIGNTQGIQVEICVNSDGDYNKAVKNAASLIAKIMKDENIAIDNVVQHHYFSGKNCPRNMRTGKISWTNFLQMVTSIDTPKPDKPPNELSKYRIITGTYSTRSAAMSVLDIMRKRFGWVAYVEQEESKYRVKTGTFTGITAAKSAENKIKAAKLAQLTYIIDA; via the coding sequence GTGGTATCAATACGTCAAAAATTAGTAACTGCGACCCAAGCTGCAAAAATTACAAATGGCAAAAATAATGCGAAAAAATATATTGTTGTACATGAAACAGACAATACAAGCGTTGGAGCCGACGCAGATGCCCATGCTCGACTCCAAATCAACGGTAATAGTAGAAATGCTAGTTGGCATTGGCAAGTGGATGATCAAGAGGCCATACAATCTTTTGAACATTATTGGGAATGCTGGGGAGCTGGAACGTATATAGGCAATACACAAGGCATTCAAGTTGAAATATGCGTTAATAGCGATGGAGATTATAATAAGGCAGTAAAAAATGCGGCGAGTTTAATAGCAAAAATAATGAAAGATGAAAATATAGCGATCGACAATGTCGTTCAACACCACTATTTTAGTGGTAAAAACTGCCCTAGAAATATGCGTACAGGGAAAATCTCGTGGACTAATTTTTTGCAAATGGTAACAAGCATTGATACGCCAAAGCCCGATAAACCACCTAACGAGTTATCGAAGTATCGTATAATCACAGGAACATATAGCACTCGAAGCGCTGCTATGAGCGTGTTAGATATAATGAGAAAACGTTTTGGCTGGGTTGCGTATGTTGAACAGGAAGAGTCCAAGTATCGAGTGAAAACAGGGACATTTACAGGTATTACTGCTGCTAAAAGTGCAGAAAATAAAATAAAAGCGGCTAAATTAGCGCAACTGACATACATTATTGATGCATAA